A region from the Nitrospirota bacterium genome encodes:
- a CDS encoding NUDIX hydrolase, whose product MERKHGQRPLFEFSAGGVVLRDGLVLLIRARDLKGRSIWTFPKGKLNEREKSPEAALREVEEETGWRCRIEAELPKSQYWFQREGQRVKKTVRWFRMAPVEQVGRPDQEVDEVAWLPVSDALARLTYDSDRKLLGNATAEGA is encoded by the coding sequence ATGGAGCGGAAACACGGGCAAAGGCCGCTGTTCGAATTCTCGGCCGGCGGCGTGGTCCTGCGCGACGGCCTGGTCCTGCTCATCCGCGCGCGCGACCTCAAGGGCCGTTCCATCTGGACCTTTCCCAAGGGCAAGCTGAACGAGCGGGAAAAGAGCCCCGAGGCCGCGTTGCGGGAAGTGGAGGAGGAGACCGGCTGGCGCTGCCGGATCGAGGCGGAGTTGCCCAAGTCCCAATACTGGTTCCAGCGGGAGGGTCAGCGGGTGAAGAAGACCGTGCGCTGGTTCCGCATGGCGCCCGTCGAGCAGGTCGGCCGGCCGGATCAGGAGGTGGACGAGGTGGCGTGGCTGCCCGTGAGCGACGCCTTGGCCCGCCTTACCTACGACTCGGACCGTAAGCTCCTGGGCAACGCGACAGCAGAGGGGGCATAG